The Chryseolinea soli genome contains a region encoding:
- a CDS encoding sensor histidine kinase codes for MAFDQVDKDILVSIIAGSLLLFFLCAFIVAFSALYIRKRKQHKAEKEQLQTHFSQVLLQSQLEIKEQTLQRIAFELHDNLGQVASLIKINLNTLQTHDKEKMRLQIEDTKELVRQLITDLKSLSISLNSDRVAQFGIFRSIENEVERLNKTGQFTATLHQEGRIPELDANTATILFRMTQEIINNIVKHSAAKRIAIALKATENLFTLVYTDDGVGFNRDEQLSGGGSGLVNLQTRAKLINAQLTIQSKPEEGTTISIEFSI; via the coding sequence ATGGCATTTGATCAGGTGGACAAAGACATTCTTGTATCGATAATAGCAGGATCATTATTGCTATTTTTCTTATGTGCTTTTATTGTTGCCTTCTCCGCCCTTTATATCCGGAAAAGAAAACAGCATAAAGCGGAAAAAGAACAACTTCAGACGCACTTTTCCCAGGTGCTGCTTCAATCTCAATTGGAAATAAAAGAGCAGACCCTCCAACGGATCGCCTTTGAACTTCACGACAATCTCGGCCAGGTGGCAAGCCTGATCAAAATAAACCTCAACACGCTTCAGACCCATGACAAAGAGAAGATGCGTCTTCAGATTGAGGATACCAAGGAACTGGTCCGTCAGCTCATAACCGATTTGAAATCACTGTCCATAAGCCTGAACAGCGATCGGGTGGCACAGTTTGGGATTTTTCGGAGTATAGAGAACGAAGTTGAGAGGCTGAACAAAACCGGGCAATTCACGGCCACGTTGCACCAGGAAGGTAGGATTCCCGAATTGGATGCCAACACGGCGACCATCCTTTTTAGAATGACGCAGGAGATCATTAACAATATCGTAAAGCACAGTGCAGCAAAACGAATTGCCATTGCTTTGAAGGCTACCGAAAATTTGTTTACCTTGGTATATACCGATGATGGTGTTGGCTTTAATAGGGACGAACAACTGAGCGGCGGCGGCTCTGGGCTGGTGAATTTGCAAACCAGGGCCAAATTGATAAATGCGCAACTGACCATCCAAAGTAAACCTGAGGAAGGAACCACAATTTCGATAGAATTTTCAATATAA